In the Mycolicibacter minnesotensis genome, AGCGCCGGCCGCCGGCTCGGTGGGCTGGGATCTGCCGATGGCGGGCAAGACCGGTACCACCGAGGCGCATCGCTCGTCGGGCTTCCTGGGGTTCACCAACCGCTATGCCGCGGCCAACTACATCTTCGACGACTCCCTCTCGCCGGGAGATCTGTGCTCGTTCCCGCTGCGGCACTGTGGGGACGGCGACCTCTACGGCGGAAACGAGCCGGCCCGCACCTGGTTCGCGGCGATGAAGCCTATTGCCACCGACTTCGGTGATGTCGTCATGCCGCCGACGGACCCGCGCTACGTCGACGGCGGCCCCAATTCCCGCGTCCCCAGCGTCACGGGCCTGGAAGTCGACGCCGCGCGCCAAAGGCTCAAAGAAGTCGGGTTCCAGGTCGCCGAACAGCCGAGCTGGGTCAACAGCAGCGCCCGCTCCGGTGCGGTCGTCGGCACGTCGCCGAGTGGTCAGACCATCCCCGGTTCGATCATCACCATCGAAGTCAGCAACGGCATCCCGCCGCCACCGCCACCTCCGCCGGAAGGCTTCCCTCCGTTCGGGCCGGTGGGTTCGACGGTGGTCGAGATTCCGGGGCTGCCGCCGATCACCATTCCGCTGCTGCCCCCACCTGCACCACCGCCGTAACGGCAGGAGCGCGTTGGAGGCGCAGTATTCTGAACGCCATGGCTCCTTCACCTGCCCTGACCCGATCCCTCGTCGCCGCCTCGGCAACGCTGGGACCGGCGGCGCTCGCTATCGGCTACGGCGCGATCATCGAGCGCAACGCGTTCGTGGTGCGCGAGGCGACCGTGCCGGTGCTGGCTCCCGGTTCGTCACCGCTGCGGGTGTTGCACATCAGTGACATCCACATGCGCCCCGGCCAGCGCCGCAAGCAGGCCTGGCTGCGGGAGCTGGTGGGACTCAAGCCAGACCTGGTGGTCAACACCGGAGACAACCTCGCCCATCCCAAGGCGGTGCCGGCGGTGGTTCAGGCCCTGGGAGATCTGCTGTCGGTGCCGGGCGTGTTCGTGTTCGGCAGCAACGACTACTTCGGCCCACGCTTGAAGAACCCGGCCAAATACCTGACCAAGCCGACGCATCGCATCCACGGCGTACCGCTGCCGTGGCAGGACCTGCGCGCGGCGTTCACCGAACGGGGCTGGTTGGACCTGACGCACAACCGTCGCGAGTTCGACGTGGCCGGCCACCGGATCGCCGCAGCCGGTGTCGACGACCCGCACATCGATCGAGACCGCTACGACACCATCGCCGGTCCAGCCGAGATGGCCGCCGACCTGCGTCTGGGACTGACGCATTCGCCGGAACCGCGTGTACTGGACCGCTTCGCCGGCGACGGCTACCAGCTGGTGATGGCCGGCCACACTCATGGCGGCCAGCTGTGCGTGCCGTTCTACGGCGCCCTGGTGACCAACTGCGGGCTGGACCGCTCGCGGGTCAAGGGTCCCTCGCAATGGGGTGCCAACATGCGTCTGCACGTGTCCGCGGGAATCGGCACCTCGCCGTTTGCGCCGGTGCGCTTCGCCTGCCGTCCCGAGGCCAGCCTGCTGACGTTGGTGGCGGCCCCGACCGGCGGTGACGATTCGCAGCTCAACCGGGGCTCGACCCAGCCCTCCGTGTCGGCCCGTTGACCGTACGGATTGCCGATCACGGGCATCCACGGCGCTGGGCCGACAACGCGATCCGCCTGATCGAGGCGGACGCACGGCGCAGTGCCGACACCCACCTGCTGCGATACCCGCTGCCCGCGGCGTGGGCCGCCGAAGCGGGCGTGGCGCTGTATCTCAAGGACGAGACCACTCACCTCACCGGAAGCCTCAAGCACCGGTTGGCCCGCTCGCTGTTCCTCTATGGGCTGTGCAACGGTTGGATCGCCGAGGGCACCACGGTGGTGGAAGCGTCCTCAGGGTCCACCGCGGTGTCCGAGGCCTATTTCGCCGCACTGTTGGGCCTGCCGTTCGTCGCGGTGATGCCGGCCTCGACCAGTGCGTCGAAGGTGGCGCTGATCGAGGCGCAGGGCGGGCGCTGTCACTTCGTGGCGCATTCGGCCGATGTCTACGCCGAAGCGGAGCGGATCGCCGCCGACACCGGCGGGCACTACCTCGATCAGTTCACGAATGCCGAGCGCGCCACCGATTGGCGTGGGAACAACAACATCGCCGAGTCGATATTCGAGCAGATGCGCGACGAGACCCATCCGGTCCCGGATTGGATCGTGGTCGGGGCGGGCACCGGCGGCACCAGTGCGACGATCGGCCGCTACATCCGGTATCGCCGGCACGCGACCCGGTTGTGCGTGGTCGACCCGGAGAATTCCGCCTTCTACCCGGCCTACGAGCAGTGCCGCTACGACATGGCGATCGACGGCTCCTCGCGCATCGAGGGAATCGGCCGCCCGCGAGTGGAGCCATCTTTTCTGCCCGACGTGGTGGACCGGATGATGTCGGTGCCCGACGCCGCGTCAGTGGCCGCCGCGCGCCACGTCAGCGCCGTGTTGGGCCGCCGGGTGGGGGCATCGACCGGTACCAATGTCTGGGGCGCGTTCGCGCTCTTGGCCGAGATGGTGTCCGACGGACGCAGCGGCTCGGTGGTCACCGTGCTCGCCGACAGCGGCGACCGCTACGCCGACACGTACTACAACGACGATTGGCTGGCGCAGCACGGACTGGACCCGACGGGCCCCGCGGCGGCATTGGTGGAGTTTGAGAGGTCCTGCCGGTTCGACTGCGCCTGAACCCGCTCATCGGTTGCGTCGGGGTTGGTGGCGACGAGCCACAGCGCAGCCAGCGCGAAGAAACCGGCGTACACCGCTCCGCCTAACAGCGTCATGATGCGACTCCCTCTGGACTAAACCTTATTAGTCAGTCTGCCTAATTCGGACCGGATTTTCACCTCCGCACGCCGGAATGTGGGGCGTTTCATGCTCCCGAAGACCCGTGAGCTGTGCCTCGAGAGCGGCTGGCAATCCCTGGCATGCCGCCCCCGTCAGCGCCGTCACCAGCCGTTTGGGTGACCGGCGGGCCAGTGCGATACGCTGTCGTGGCTTCACACGGGGTGTGGCGCAGCTTGGTAGCGTGCTTCGTTCGGGACGAAGAGGTCGTGGGTTCGAATCCCGCCACCCCGACAGTGTGATGTCGCACGACATCGGAATAGCTCTGAACCTGCATTAGGTTCGGGGCTTTTTCCGTTTTGGTCCGGGTGGGATTCCGCGGGGTTGGTAGTCCCTGGTGGGGTCGAGGGTGAGTTGGCGGATGAGTTCGCCGGTGGCGGCGTTGATGACTCTGATGTCGAGGTCCTGGATGAGCATGAGGATTCGGGTGCCGGCGTGGGTTCGGCCGACGCCGATGTGGTGTAGCCGGCCGTTGAGGCGTAGGGACAGGGCGCCGGTGGTGTCGACGCGGTCGTGTCGGACGCGGTTGTGGGTGTCGGTGCGGTTTGCCGGGTCGGCTTTGGGGCGGGCGGTGTAGGCGGTTGTTGGGGTGGCGTGGTGGGCCAGGCTGCGGTGTGGGCGGCGGTGGTTGTATTCCTCGACGAAGGCGTCGAGTTGGGCTTGCAGTTCGGTGAGGGTGGTGGCCCGCGGTTGGGCTTTGAGCCATTTCTTCAGGGTTTGGTGGAATCGTTCGATTTTTCCGCAGGTGGTGGGGTGGTTGGGGGTGGAGTTGATCTGTTGGACGCCCAGGCGGTGTAGTTCGGTTTCGAACGCGTTGCGGCCGCCTTTGCCGCCGGCCAGGCGGGTGGTGAAGACCATGCCGTTGTCGGTCAGTGTTGAGTAGGGGATTCCATGGTGTTCAACGGTTTTGCGGAATTGGGTGAGGACGATGGAGCCGGTGACGCGGTGGTGGGCGGTGACCGAGAGGGCGTAGCGGGCGTGGTCGTCGATGAAGTCGAGGATTTCGACGTGGGTTCCATCAGCGAGCCACCAGTGGGTGAAGTCGGCCTGCCAGCGTTCATTGGGCTGTTCGGCCGCGAAGCGGATGTAGGAGGATTTGGGCCGTTTGTGGGGTTGGGGATCGATGAGGCCGGCGGCGTGTAGGTGACGGTGCACGGTGCTTAGGGCCACGGTGATGCCGTGGTGGTGGGCTAGGTGCCAGGCGATGGTCGCCGGTCCGTGGTCGAGGCCTTTGCCGGCTAGCTCCGCTCGCAGGGTGCAGATCAGTTCGATGGTGTTCTCGGGTAGCCGTGCTGGGCTGGTGTGTGGTCGGCGTGAGCGGGGTTCGAACGCGGACTCGCCTTCGAGGGTGTAGCGGCGCACGAGCCGGGAGATCCAGCTCTGGGATACCCCGTACGCGAGGGCGACCTCGGATTGGCTGCGTCCCTCGGTGACGACAGCGGTGATGACCAGACGGGCTTTCGACACCGCTCGACGGTGTGCCCGGCACCTATTCCGATGTCTTGAGACACGCTATTCCGATGTCCTGGAATCACACACCGCCACCCCGACAGGTTTTGCAAACAAGAAGGCCCTGACTGTTTCAGTCAGGGCCTTCTTGTTTGCCGGCGCGCCATCAGAACCTGCCTGGCGCGGAACCGCCGTCATCCCTCAATCCGGTCCAGATAGTTTCGGCGTTTGCCTTCGTCGAAGTGACCCGGGGGCTCGTTGCGCGTAGCGAGGCGCTTCATCCGTTGCATGAGCGGTTCGGGTGTGATGTCTTCGATGAGCCCGAATGGCGATAGCCACCGGGGCACCGTCACCTCACGTCCGGGCCGGCGGGCGCTGGCCGCGATTGCCGCCGCGATCTGCTCAGGTTGCCGCGTGGGCAACAAGGACAGGTTCACTCCCGCAGTCAGCTCCGTGTGGACCGCAGTCGGCATGATCGTGGTGATCGTCACTCGGGTGTCCGCGATCTCGGCTCGGACGGCCCGCGACAGCGCTGCCACCGCGTACTTTGTCGCGCAGTAGACCGACATGCCGGGGGTCGTCACCTTGGCCGCCATCGACGCCACGTTGACGATATGGCCGTGATTGCGGGCGATCATCTCGGGCAGAAACTCGTGCATCCCATTGATGACGCCACCCAGATTCACCGCCATCTCGCGGTGATAAGCCGAGAGTTTCTGGTCGACAAAAGGGCCCATGTATTGGATTCCCGCATTGTTGACCAGCATGGCCACCGGACCGTCCCCAGCGGCGGAGCGGTGAAACGCGGCGACGCTGTCTTCATCGGTCACGTCCAGATGAGTCGACTTGGCACCGAGCTCGTGAGCGGTACGCGCGGCTTCCTCGGCATCAAGGTCGCCGATCCACACCTTGGCCCCCCGCCGCTTCAGAGCAGCTGCGGTGGCTCGACCGATGCCGCGTGCACCGCCGGTTACACAGACGACGGCACCGTCGAGATCGATCATCGGGTCGGCCTTTCTTCGGTGAAGTCCCTCAATCCGAAGTACGCGATAAGACGAATCT is a window encoding:
- the cds1 gene encoding L-cysteine desulfhydrase Cds1; this encodes MTVRIADHGHPRRWADNAIRLIEADARRSADTHLLRYPLPAAWAAEAGVALYLKDETTHLTGSLKHRLARSLFLYGLCNGWIAEGTTVVEASSGSTAVSEAYFAALLGLPFVAVMPASTSASKVALIEAQGGRCHFVAHSADVYAEAERIAADTGGHYLDQFTNAERATDWRGNNNIAESIFEQMRDETHPVPDWIVVGAGTGGTSATIGRYIRYRRHATRLCVVDPENSAFYPAYEQCRYDMAIDGSSRIEGIGRPRVEPSFLPDVVDRMMSVPDAASVAAARHVSAVLGRRVGASTGTNVWGAFALLAEMVSDGRSGSVVTVLADSGDRYADTYYNDDWLAQHGLDPTGPAAALVEFERSCRFDCA
- a CDS encoding IS481 family transposase — translated: MSKARLVITAVVTEGRSQSEVALAYGVSQSWISRLVRRYTLEGESAFEPRSRRPHTSPARLPENTIELICTLRAELAGKGLDHGPATIAWHLAHHHGITVALSTVHRHLHAAGLIDPQPHKRPKSSYIRFAAEQPNERWQADFTHWWLADGTHVEILDFIDDHARYALSVTAHHRVTGSIVLTQFRKTVEHHGIPYSTLTDNGMVFTTRLAGGKGGRNAFETELHRLGVQQINSTPNHPTTCGKIERFHQTLKKWLKAQPRATTLTELQAQLDAFVEEYNHRRPHRSLAHHATPTTAYTARPKADPANRTDTHNRVRHDRVDTTGALSLRLNGRLHHIGVGRTHAGTRILMLIQDLDIRVINAATGELIRQLTLDPTRDYQPRGIPPGPKRKKPRT
- a CDS encoding metallophosphoesterase, translated to MAPSPALTRSLVAASATLGPAALAIGYGAIIERNAFVVREATVPVLAPGSSPLRVLHISDIHMRPGQRRKQAWLRELVGLKPDLVVNTGDNLAHPKAVPAVVQALGDLLSVPGVFVFGSNDYFGPRLKNPAKYLTKPTHRIHGVPLPWQDLRAAFTERGWLDLTHNRREFDVAGHRIAAAGVDDPHIDRDRYDTIAGPAEMAADLRLGLTHSPEPRVLDRFAGDGYQLVMAGHTHGGQLCVPFYGALVTNCGLDRSRVKGPSQWGANMRLHVSAGIGTSPFAPVRFACRPEASLLTLVAAPTGGDDSQLNRGSTQPSVSAR
- a CDS encoding SDR family oxidoreductase translates to MIDLDGAVVCVTGGARGIGRATAAALKRRGAKVWIGDLDAEEAARTAHELGAKSTHLDVTDEDSVAAFHRSAAGDGPVAMLVNNAGIQYMGPFVDQKLSAYHREMAVNLGGVINGMHEFLPEMIARNHGHIVNVASMAAKVTTPGMSVYCATKYAVAALSRAVRAEIADTRVTITTIMPTAVHTELTAGVNLSLLPTRQPEQIAAAIAASARRPGREVTVPRWLSPFGLIEDITPEPLMQRMKRLATRNEPPGHFDEGKRRNYLDRIEG